The Methanomassiliicoccales archaeon genome includes a region encoding these proteins:
- the dcd gene encoding dCTP deaminase, translating into MMVGCVLPFMCLVPDHEIEAMLRDGSLVISDFDPEGLTPNGYDLRVAEVRLEGGKSITSGTVSIPPGRLFFVSTMERVELPDDLAAQLWTRTSWLRKGLLMGLGKIDAGFHGTLTFSGFNASSVNVELPIGSRMVQMVLERMHSPVERTYAKRSGHYQGQKGITLAPAGKK; encoded by the coding sequence ATGATGGTGGGATGCGTTCTACCGTTCATGTGCTTGGTCCCGGACCACGAGATAGAGGCGATGTTGCGCGACGGCTCCCTGGTCATCAGCGACTTCGATCCGGAGGGGCTCACCCCCAACGGCTACGACCTGCGGGTGGCCGAGGTGCGCCTAGAAGGGGGGAAGAGCATCACTTCCGGTACGGTCAGCATACCTCCGGGCCGATTGTTCTTCGTCTCCACCATGGAGAGGGTGGAGCTCCCGGACGACCTGGCCGCGCAGCTGTGGACCAGGACCTCCTGGTTGCGGAAAGGGTTGCTCATGGGCCTGGGCAAGATCGACGCCGGCTTCCATGGCACGTTGACCTTCAGCGGGTTCAACGCCTCCTCCGTGAACGTCGAGCTGCCCATAGGCAGCCGCATGGTGCAGATGGTGCTCGAGCGCATGCATTCGCCGGTGGAGCGCACCTACGCCAAGCGCAGCGGGCACTACCAGGGACAGAAAGGGATAACGTTAGCACCAGCCGGCAAGAAGTAG
- a CDS encoding PAS domain-containing protein has translation MDRDLRVTQGNRAFISSLEKRDMGPAFEGKTIFELFLGLPPEIRSLYEEIFCFGHTTIADESFDLDDGRFEAEVRRVPVFRGDIVDRIVVILRQKSMTEIMMPGMWEFAELLKAEVREPNGPLRGTTERCAHMVLVNEMGGRLYNFNQAACDGLGYTMEELANLGSTMPIFEPMNRMIKFHRRFNYNGRISMPATVQRKDGSRMEVMCYFSYLGQEKGHKVITILMPYR, from the coding sequence GTGGACCGGGACCTGAGGGTGACCCAGGGAAATCGGGCCTTCATCTCCTCCTTGGAAAAGAGGGACATGGGCCCGGCCTTCGAGGGGAAGACCATATTCGAGCTGTTCCTTGGGCTGCCCCCCGAGATCAGGAGCTTGTATGAGGAGATATTCTGCTTCGGTCACACCACCATCGCCGATGAATCGTTCGATCTGGATGATGGTCGGTTCGAGGCCGAGGTACGCCGAGTTCCAGTGTTCCGAGGGGACATCGTGGACCGCATCGTGGTCATACTGCGGCAGAAGTCGATGACGGAAATAATGATGCCTGGCATGTGGGAGTTCGCCGAGCTACTGAAGGCCGAGGTCCGGGAACCGAACGGCCCGCTCCGGGGGACAACAGAGAGGTGCGCTCACATGGTGCTGGTGAACGAGATGGGCGGCCGACTTTACAATTTCAACCAAGCCGCCTGCGATGGGCTAGGATACACCATGGAAGAATTAGCCAACCTGGGCAGCACCATGCCCATATTCGAGCCCATGAACCGCATGATCAAGTTCCACCGTCGCTTCAACTACAACGGTCGCATCTCCATGCCTGCCACCGTGCAGCGCAAGGACGGGAGCCGCATGGAGGTCATGTGCTACTTCAGTTACCTTGGCCAGGAGAAGGGCCACAAGGTCATAACCATCCTCATGCCTTACCGATGA